One window of Phycisphaeraceae bacterium genomic DNA carries:
- a CDS encoding TolC family protein, translated as MDTSVRHAASVRVRHAVFASCIGGLVLLSGCARYQPSPLDLQQHAEEFRHRAEQLSVVAEHMRSSPSPDMPDAHVFDVTDGISMDEAEAIALFYNADLRTERLRAGLTLATKENAGLWDDPELGFDGAEILSPASPFEYGVTLQLTVPVSGRLRVERARADAAHESQLRRIASKEWATRMDLRRAWIRWSAQVERERMLSEAIDYASDVEQVVDRLVQAGEMSRVEARLLKIDIEQLHTDQLQAEIDRTQAKQTLLALLGLSADGNLVFESQIHAEPPPLPEQIDTHLIEHSPEVAALIAEYEVAEESLRLEVQKQYPDITIGSGYSNEDDHRLLLGLSLPVPILNANRAGIAEAAALRDIARADAERALEDICNSLVSARSMYEAATSQRMEYEHRVLTLLDEQSRELAALAELGEVNALMLVETLSRITLARVRALELQQQESELAINIAEILGPRDMPEHLESNTHEPTQSGESR; from the coding sequence ATGGATACGAGTGTTCGTCACGCTGCGAGCGTGCGTGTGCGCCATGCGGTTTTCGCTTCGTGTATCGGTGGTCTCGTGCTTCTCTCGGGATGTGCCCGGTATCAGCCGTCGCCTCTGGATCTACAGCAGCACGCCGAGGAGTTCCGACATCGTGCGGAGCAGTTGTCCGTTGTTGCTGAACACATGCGATCTTCGCCGTCGCCGGACATGCCGGACGCCCACGTATTCGATGTGACAGATGGCATCAGTATGGATGAGGCGGAGGCGATCGCGCTGTTTTACAACGCGGATTTACGCACTGAGCGCCTGCGTGCTGGTCTCACGCTCGCGACAAAGGAGAACGCGGGGCTTTGGGACGATCCCGAACTGGGATTTGACGGCGCAGAGATTCTCTCACCCGCATCACCGTTCGAGTATGGCGTGACGCTGCAACTTACTGTGCCGGTTTCGGGGCGTCTGCGCGTTGAACGAGCAAGGGCGGACGCTGCGCACGAATCGCAGCTCAGACGTATTGCAAGCAAGGAATGGGCAACGCGGATGGATCTTCGCAGGGCGTGGATTCGATGGTCTGCTCAGGTCGAGCGGGAGCGCATGCTCAGTGAAGCGATCGATTATGCCTCGGACGTTGAGCAAGTTGTTGATCGACTCGTGCAGGCGGGTGAAATGAGCCGGGTTGAAGCAAGGCTGCTGAAGATAGACATCGAGCAACTGCATACAGATCAACTCCAGGCTGAAATCGACAGAACACAAGCGAAACAGACGCTGCTGGCATTGCTTGGGCTTTCTGCAGATGGGAACCTTGTGTTCGAATCGCAGATTCACGCCGAGCCTCCCCCACTGCCTGAACAGATTGACACACATCTGATCGAGCACAGCCCCGAGGTTGCAGCGTTGATCGCCGAGTATGAGGTTGCGGAAGAGTCACTGCGCCTTGAGGTGCAGAAACAGTACCCGGACATCACAATCGGAAGCGGGTACAGCAACGAAGACGACCACCGATTGCTGCTGGGTCTGTCGCTGCCTGTTCCCATACTCAACGCCAACAGAGCGGGAATTGCTGAAGCTGCTGCGCTCCGCGATATCGCGCGAGCAGATGCAGAGCGTGCACTCGAAGATATCTGTAACTCGCTGGTATCGGCGCGCTCGATGTATGAGGCAGCCACATCGCAACGAATGGAGTATGAGCATCGCGTGCTGACGCTTCTCGACGAACAGTCGCGTGAGCTGGCAGCTCTTGCCGAACTCGGTGAGGTAAATGCGCTGATGCTCGTGGAGACACTCTCACGAATCACTCTCGCGAGGGTCAGAGCACTTGAACTGCAGCAACAAGAAAGCGAACTCGCGATCAATATTGCTGAAATCCTTGGACCACGCGATATGCCGGAACATCTCGAATCGAACACACACGAACCAACACAATCAGGAGAATCGCGATGA
- a CDS encoding efflux RND transporter permease subunit: MLKKLIRFSLDYSSIVILAAIMLVAYAAYRVPRMSVDVFPELNAPTVVIMAEAGGLAADEVEQYVTFPIEAAVNGLSGVRRVRSSSAIGLSIVWVDLDWGADLYRARQLVSERIDAVRGNLPEDVHVELTPISSIVGEIMLVSVSSPDGSVSPMELRSFAEFDLRNKVLSVPGVAQVVAIGGDLPEYQVNVDQERLLLYGLTISDVVEAARSSHSTVSGGFLTNTNNQEIPLRQQSRVTSENDIANTIVKHHNGVPVTIGQVADVRLGPALKRGTGSERGLPAVILSIKKTPGVNTLALTEKLDAMFDQIEPVLPDGMTLNRDVVRQSHFINRSIHNVLEVLRDAVIIVTLILILFLLNIRTTIITLTALPVSIAAGLLIMDWLHLGLNVMTLGGLAVAIGVLVDDAIIDVENVFRRLKQNAAAPEQERKRITDVVFDASNEIRPAMVFATIIIVMVFIPLLFLQGLEGRFFRPLGLTYMVSILASLAVALTVTPALCRVLLRGGRNKSHGETDGFLVRWLKAWYAPALRFALRFRVLVLSLAGVATAASLWLASTFGTSFLPSFNEGTFTVFLFAPPGTSLIESDRLARGIEQRLSEIDGVQTVARRTGRAERDEHAEPVSNSEIEVTISPGYDRLDVRAAIDTVLSSVPGIVTQVGQPIEHRLSHVLSGTPAEIAISVYGDDLSQLRSVAKEIETELRSLPGARDVNANREVMITSLPIRYRHLDLANAGLAPADAAEQVRQAIYGETVAMVNQGLKQYGLVVRLTEDQRESIEQIEQLMLRGRSGATIRLRDVADIGPERSSNLITRENAQRKAVISLNVAEGSNLGDLVAEVRERVTPIVQRAGYTVVFGGQFEAQQSATRTIMISGLGVVVIMLMLLHMSTGSFRASLLVMLNMPLAMIGGVIAIFATEGSGFIGNIVGIFGSGNGYIAPVVSIASLVGFITLFGIAVRNGILLINHYNHLMRIDHVPFEEAIVRGSMERLSPILMTAICAALGLVPLALAAGEPGSELLAPLAIVTLGGLLSSTFLNLVIVPAGFSLLCKPSSIQENTSKHNHVHTH, from the coding sequence GTGCTGAAGAAACTGATTCGGTTTTCGCTCGACTACTCCTCGATTGTGATCCTTGCTGCGATCATGCTTGTCGCGTATGCAGCGTATCGCGTGCCGAGAATGAGTGTCGATGTGTTTCCAGAGCTGAATGCCCCGACCGTTGTGATCATGGCTGAAGCAGGCGGACTTGCGGCCGACGAGGTCGAGCAGTATGTCACGTTTCCCATCGAAGCGGCTGTCAACGGTTTGTCGGGCGTGCGTCGTGTTCGCAGTTCCAGCGCGATCGGGCTCTCCATCGTGTGGGTTGATCTTGACTGGGGTGCCGATCTGTACCGCGCACGACAACTCGTCTCTGAGCGGATAGACGCGGTACGCGGCAATCTGCCGGAGGATGTGCATGTTGAACTCACACCCATCAGCTCCATCGTCGGCGAGATCATGCTTGTCTCCGTCTCGTCGCCGGACGGGAGCGTTTCACCGATGGAGTTGCGATCGTTCGCGGAGTTTGATCTTCGCAATAAGGTGCTGTCTGTACCGGGTGTAGCGCAAGTCGTCGCAATCGGTGGCGATCTTCCAGAATACCAGGTCAATGTTGATCAGGAACGACTCCTTCTCTATGGCCTGACCATCTCCGATGTGGTTGAAGCTGCACGAAGCTCGCACAGCACAGTCAGTGGTGGTTTTCTCACAAACACGAACAACCAGGAGATACCACTCAGGCAACAGAGTCGAGTGACATCCGAGAATGACATTGCAAACACGATTGTGAAACACCACAACGGCGTGCCAGTCACAATCGGACAGGTGGCGGATGTCAGACTGGGTCCTGCGCTTAAGCGCGGCACAGGGTCGGAACGCGGACTCCCGGCTGTGATTCTCTCCATCAAGAAAACGCCGGGCGTGAACACGCTCGCACTCACAGAGAAGCTTGATGCGATGTTTGATCAGATTGAGCCTGTGCTCCCGGATGGCATGACATTGAATCGGGATGTCGTGCGGCAGAGTCATTTCATCAACCGGTCGATCCACAACGTGCTTGAGGTGTTGCGGGATGCGGTCATCATCGTCACCCTCATCCTGATTCTGTTCCTGCTCAACATCCGAACAACAATCATCACGTTGACAGCACTGCCGGTGTCGATCGCAGCAGGACTGCTCATCATGGACTGGCTGCATCTCGGACTGAACGTGATGACACTGGGTGGGCTTGCGGTTGCCATTGGTGTGTTGGTTGACGATGCGATCATCGACGTTGAGAACGTGTTCCGGCGTTTGAAGCAGAACGCGGCAGCGCCAGAGCAGGAACGAAAACGCATCACCGATGTTGTATTCGATGCAAGCAACGAGATCAGACCAGCGATGGTCTTTGCCACCATCATTATTGTGATGGTGTTCATCCCCTTGCTGTTTCTGCAGGGGCTCGAGGGGCGTTTCTTTCGCCCGCTGGGTCTGACGTACATGGTTTCCATTCTGGCATCGCTTGCGGTCGCATTGACAGTTACGCCAGCATTATGCAGGGTGCTGCTTCGTGGAGGAAGAAACAAATCGCATGGAGAAACGGACGGGTTTCTTGTCCGATGGCTCAAAGCGTGGTATGCCCCCGCGCTCAGGTTCGCATTGCGTTTTCGTGTGCTTGTGCTGTCACTGGCAGGTGTCGCCACCGCAGCATCACTCTGGCTTGCGTCGACATTCGGAACATCGTTTCTGCCCAGTTTCAACGAGGGAACATTCACGGTGTTTCTGTTTGCGCCACCCGGAACGTCACTGATCGAGAGCGACCGGCTCGCGCGCGGTATCGAGCAGCGGTTGTCAGAGATCGATGGTGTGCAGACGGTTGCTCGCAGAACCGGACGCGCGGAACGCGACGAGCACGCCGAACCGGTCAGCAACTCCGAGATTGAGGTCACTATCTCGCCGGGTTACGACAGGCTCGATGTGCGCGCTGCGATTGATACCGTGCTCAGTTCCGTCCCCGGGATTGTGACGCAGGTCGGACAGCCCATCGAACACAGGCTCAGCCACGTGCTCTCGGGAACACCGGCCGAGATCGCAATCAGTGTCTATGGCGATGATCTGTCGCAGTTGCGATCCGTTGCGAAGGAGATCGAGACCGAGCTCAGATCACTGCCAGGCGCTCGCGATGTCAATGCGAACCGCGAGGTCATGATCACATCGCTCCCAATCCGGTACAGACATCTCGACCTTGCAAATGCGGGGCTCGCGCCGGCCGATGCTGCTGAACAGGTCCGCCAGGCAATCTACGGCGAGACTGTTGCCATGGTGAATCAGGGCTTAAAGCAATACGGGCTTGTCGTCAGACTGACAGAAGATCAGCGTGAATCCATTGAGCAGATCGAGCAACTCATGCTCCGCGGACGAAGCGGTGCAACCATCCGACTCCGCGATGTTGCGGACATTGGCCCTGAGCGGTCGAGCAACCTGATCACGCGCGAGAACGCCCAGCGAAAAGCCGTGATCTCTCTGAATGTTGCCGAAGGATCAAACCTTGGTGATCTTGTCGCAGAGGTTCGCGAGCGTGTCACTCCGATCGTCCAAAGGGCCGGGTACACCGTTGTGTTCGGTGGGCAGTTTGAGGCCCAGCAATCAGCAACGCGAACGATCATGATCTCAGGGCTCGGCGTTGTCGTCATCATGCTCATGCTGCTGCACATGTCCACGGGATCGTTCCGTGCATCACTGCTTGTCATGCTCAACATGCCGCTGGCAATGATCGGCGGCGTTATTGCCATCTTTGCCACTGAGGGCAGCGGCTTTATTGGCAACATCGTCGGGATCTTCGGCTCGGGCAACGGGTATATTGCACCGGTTGTCTCGATCGCGAGCCTTGTCGGATTCATCACGCTGTTCGGAATCGCTGTTCGCAATGGCATCCTGCTCATCAACCATTACAACCATCTCATGCGCATTGATCACGTTCCGTTCGAGGAGGCGATCGTTCGGGGATCCATGGAGCGGCTGTCACCGATTCTCATGACCGCGATCTGCGCTGCGCTGGGGCTTGTGCCGCTCGCGCTGGCTGCTGGCGAGCCGGGCAGCGAACTGCTTGCACCACTCGCCATTGTCACGCTGGGAGGCTTGCTCAGCTCGACATTTCTTAATCTCGTTATTGTTCCGGCTGGGTTCTCTCTGCTCTGTAAACCATCATCAATACAAGAGAACACCAGCAAGCACAACCACGTACACACACACTGA
- a CDS encoding DUF3466 family protein has product MTHNTTRGIAGLFLLAAMAGSAAAQAEYELHIIEALSTFGIPECYTHDVNDAGTAVGFMTYTTTLPSGSMSTSYKGYTWTPAGGSIVDTATSSIDTLNNTGDLVAGSVVRYISGSTAVIPGIGSYANIRPSAMTDTGMVVGAAHWRSTSNQSYDRAFYWTPATGTVDVAQFVPAASMIHDTNESGQVVGYVSVTSQETDTEAFYYDTVTGTHVDLHLALAGSSLGTSNAYAINNTGVVVGQGWDGAVQTAYTWSLASGFEYLPGLQGGLSSNNTPLDINDENIVVGAAAPAGTFSRVAYRWSPSHGIEDLNDLVDPVSGFILDRAVSISNSGNIAGYGHFGPGFGTSRGFVLVPIDSTCYADCDTSGSVDIFDYICFGNEYAAMAQYADCDSNGTWDIFDYICFGNAYSTGCP; this is encoded by the coding sequence GTGACACACAACACAACCAGAGGTATCGCGGGACTTTTCTTGCTCGCAGCAATGGCGGGCAGTGCAGCTGCGCAAGCGGAGTATGAGTTGCACATTATCGAGGCCCTGTCCACATTCGGGATTCCAGAGTGCTATACGCATGATGTGAACGACGCAGGCACTGCAGTCGGATTCATGACGTACACGACGACCCTTCCCAGTGGGAGCATGAGCACGTCATACAAGGGGTATACGTGGACACCAGCTGGCGGCTCGATTGTGGATACTGCTACATCATCTATTGACACGCTGAATAACACAGGTGATCTGGTTGCTGGGAGTGTTGTCAGGTATATAAGTGGTTCGACAGCTGTTATTCCAGGGATCGGTTCTTATGCCAACATCCGCCCGTCAGCAATGACGGATACAGGCATGGTGGTTGGTGCGGCTCACTGGCGCAGCACGAGCAATCAGTCATATGACCGAGCGTTCTACTGGACTCCGGCCACGGGCACAGTCGATGTGGCACAGTTTGTTCCAGCCGCCAGCATGATCCACGACACAAACGAGTCAGGACAGGTTGTAGGATATGTGTCGGTCACCTCACAGGAAACAGACACTGAGGCATTCTATTACGACACCGTAACAGGAACGCATGTCGATCTGCACCTCGCGCTCGCTGGTTCATCTCTTGGAACAAGCAACGCGTACGCGATCAACAACACTGGTGTTGTTGTTGGGCAGGGTTGGGACGGTGCTGTGCAGACCGCGTACACATGGTCTCTCGCCAGCGGATTCGAATATCTGCCCGGATTGCAGGGCGGGCTCTCCAGCAATAACACACCACTCGACATCAATGATGAAAACATCGTTGTTGGGGCAGCAGCTCCTGCGGGCACATTCTCACGTGTTGCGTACAGATGGTCTCCATCACACGGCATTGAGGATCTGAATGATCTGGTTGATCCTGTGAGCGGTTTCATTCTTGATCGGGCTGTTTCGATCTCGAACTCGGGCAACATTGCGGGGTACGGCCACTTCGGCCCTGGATTTGGTACATCGCGAGGATTCGTGCTCGTTCCGATCGACTCAACATGCTACGCCGACTGCGATACGAGCGGTTCGGTAGATATCTTTGATTACATTTGCTTTGGCAACGAATATGCTGCCATGGCGCAGTACGCCGATTGTGATTCCAACGGCACGTGGGATATTTTCGATTACATTTGCTTTGGCAACGCGTACAGCACTGGATGCCCGTAA
- a CDS encoding serine/threonine-protein kinase yields the protein MHEPESHLLARVQELLERSLGLRADQRESFVLRESADDEKTAREVLSLLDALTRAGDALEPPEIDGERSSNESLIGVMIGTVRIDELIGQGGMGAVYAGTDMRLHRRVAVKVLPASLATDADRRLRLEREARTLAALNCPGIATIYSIEDSTSGPVLIMEYVHGQTLAAKLKRSRLTHEQAVSIADAVLVALAAAHEAGVIHCDLTPSNIMLGDDGTVKVLDLGIALARQSEGVAESSGRAHVAGTPDYMSPEQARGDAVDRRTDMWSFGCVLFEMMAGVSYARCHPQQIEAHLERMPDAVRRVVASCLRTDVQMRRRDASDARIDLREPERRELTNDPARVPSIVIAISALVLILLAAWMTSPQSGYLPHEPPPLLTATLDTGDHEVFLQCVGGCFSLSPTLDCVVFTSRNHEGKTVLCVQELLSQQTRRIEDTEGAFSPCFTADGSAVVYYDHDDGQIRRVQLDNGAPIALCSLTDAAWGLCVARDGSVYTVGSNGHGLFRVDAAARSLLPVPVVGLNMSEVLLCQLTISADGRSLVLVVHEPALQHTRIASVDLESGTVRTIVDNASCPRVLDDGSLLFVRDGVIMHATIDPVSGTALGEPTTIVDGIGFELGLTYPRFDARNTSMLVFVGDGISYTSRSFLEWHSAEGERRIMFDAQMTLDMPRLSLDEQTVVYVATDEYGTDLWRVDIARRVPVRLTSGMHVSFPCWSNDGMSVLFAAPDADDVMHVWSIDAQGTMPARSIYTHTEAQRGIVLSEQWEDGTVALAVETDGHGTTDIFLLRPGSDSLERVFETSADRVSPRLSPDGTMLAYTSMETGGLEVYVESWPLRTRKVRVSSDGGLRPQWLQGDGTLVYRRAGDVFRAVLNDALVTAEPRRTHTGLPDTRYDITADGRDVLSASYAETTQPHSLSVRTSWMLRSTMR from the coding sequence ATGCATGAGCCAGAATCACATTTACTCGCGCGCGTGCAGGAACTGCTTGAGCGTTCACTTGGATTGCGTGCGGATCAGCGCGAGAGCTTTGTATTGCGAGAGAGTGCAGATGACGAGAAGACCGCGCGCGAGGTGCTCTCGCTGCTTGATGCGCTGACACGTGCCGGTGATGCGCTCGAACCGCCGGAGATTGATGGAGAACGCTCAAGCAACGAGTCGCTGATTGGCGTAATGATCGGCACAGTGCGCATTGATGAACTGATTGGTCAGGGCGGCATGGGTGCGGTCTACGCAGGAACAGACATGAGGCTTCACCGACGCGTGGCTGTCAAGGTATTGCCCGCATCGCTCGCAACAGACGCTGATCGTCGATTGCGACTGGAGCGCGAGGCTCGAACTCTCGCGGCGCTCAACTGCCCCGGCATTGCAACAATCTATAGCATTGAGGATTCAACATCTGGTCCCGTGCTCATCATGGAGTATGTGCACGGACAGACGCTTGCTGCAAAGCTCAAGCGATCACGACTGACACACGAGCAGGCAGTATCCATTGCGGATGCAGTACTTGTCGCGCTTGCAGCGGCGCACGAGGCAGGTGTGATCCATTGTGATCTGACACCATCGAACATCATGCTTGGTGACGACGGTACTGTGAAAGTACTCGATCTGGGCATCGCGCTCGCAAGGCAATCTGAGGGAGTGGCCGAAAGCAGCGGTCGTGCGCATGTAGCGGGTACGCCTGACTACATGAGTCCGGAGCAGGCCCGCGGCGATGCTGTCGATCGACGGACCGACATGTGGTCCTTTGGTTGTGTGCTGTTTGAGATGATGGCAGGTGTGTCATACGCGCGATGCCATCCGCAGCAAATCGAAGCGCATCTTGAACGCATGCCGGATGCTGTGCGCCGCGTTGTTGCGTCGTGTCTGCGGACGGATGTTCAAATGCGCAGACGTGATGCAAGCGATGCTCGCATTGATCTGCGTGAGCCGGAGCGAAGGGAGTTGACTAACGATCCCGCACGAGTGCCATCGATTGTTATTGCGATTAGCGCGCTCGTGTTGATCCTTCTCGCGGCATGGATGACAAGCCCTCAATCAGGATATCTTCCCCATGAGCCGCCCCCTCTGCTGACGGCAACTCTTGACACCGGTGATCATGAGGTTTTTCTGCAGTGTGTTGGTGGTTGTTTTTCACTCTCACCAACACTCGATTGCGTGGTATTCACGTCGCGCAACCACGAGGGCAAGACGGTGCTCTGTGTACAGGAGTTGCTGTCGCAACAGACGCGACGGATCGAAGACACCGAAGGTGCGTTCTCGCCGTGCTTTACTGCCGACGGCAGCGCCGTTGTATATTACGACCATGATGATGGGCAGATCCGACGTGTGCAACTCGACAATGGCGCACCGATTGCATTATGCTCGCTTACAGACGCTGCATGGGGCCTGTGTGTTGCGCGTGACGGGTCGGTGTACACAGTTGGATCCAACGGACACGGTCTGTTCCGTGTCGATGCTGCTGCACGATCACTCCTGCCTGTCCCGGTTGTCGGGCTGAATATGAGCGAGGTACTGCTTTGTCAGTTGACGATATCGGCTGACGGTCGCTCGCTGGTACTTGTAGTGCATGAGCCAGCATTACAACACACGCGCATCGCATCAGTGGATCTCGAATCGGGTACTGTGCGCACGATTGTGGACAATGCCTCGTGTCCCCGCGTACTTGACGACGGATCACTTCTGTTTGTGCGTGATGGCGTGATCATGCATGCAACGATTGATCCGGTATCCGGCACCGCGTTGGGCGAACCCACAACCATTGTTGATGGCATCGGGTTTGAACTCGGGTTAACTTATCCTCGCTTCGATGCACGCAACACGTCCATGCTTGTGTTTGTCGGCGATGGTATTTCATACACATCGCGATCGTTCCTCGAATGGCACAGCGCAGAAGGAGAGCGGAGGATCATGTTTGATGCTCAGATGACGCTCGATATGCCACGTCTGTCATTGGATGAGCAAACGGTGGTCTACGTCGCAACCGACGAGTATGGCACTGATCTCTGGCGTGTCGACATTGCTCGCAGAGTACCGGTGCGACTGACCAGCGGAATGCATGTGAGTTTCCCGTGCTGGTCGAACGACGGCATGTCGGTGCTCTTCGCTGCACCAGATGCAGATGATGTCATGCATGTTTGGAGCATTGATGCGCAAGGAACCATGCCAGCCAGATCCATCTACACCCACACAGAAGCGCAGCGCGGCATTGTCCTGAGCGAGCAGTGGGAGGATGGCACGGTGGCGCTGGCAGTGGAGACCGACGGGCACGGTACAACAGACATCTTTCTGCTGCGTCCTGGCAGTGATTCGCTTGAGCGCGTGTTTGAAACGTCGGCTGATCGTGTAAGCCCCAGACTCAGCCCCGACGGCACGATGCTCGCATACACATCAATGGAGACCGGCGGGCTTGAGGTCTATGTCGAGTCATGGCCATTGCGCACGCGCAAAGTGCGCGTGTCCTCAGATGGCGGATTACGTCCGCAGTGGTTGCAAGGTGACGGCACCCTCGTTTATCGGCGAGCAGGCGATGTGTTTCGTGCGGTACTCAATGACGCGCTGGTGACAGCCGAGCCTCGGCGCACTCATACGGGCCTGCCGGACACGCGCTACGACATCACAGCCGACGGACGCGATGTGCTCAGCGCGTCGTACGCCGAGACAACACAACCGCATTCGCTATCAGTTCGAACAAGCTGGATGCTTCGGTCAACGATGCGATAA
- a CDS encoding sigma-70 family RNA polymerase sigma factor — protein MDNENVTILQSTPRENTVPSDTGPEFSFSDAVDGLSTRELLSRTYRDLRAIARSQIEKEPSGHTLQATALVHEVFLRLTSQRTKRWENQEQFLAIASVMMRRILVDHHRAKHAAKRGKHLARTPVTVDVAHTVAMSDVDLVALNDAIDTLAAVDADAAKIVEMRYFGGMRVQEIARHLGVTERSVHRRWTFAKAWLARVLYPFDSEQEGTPSDA, from the coding sequence ATGGACAACGAGAATGTGACCATCCTCCAGTCCACCCCGCGAGAAAACACTGTGCCTTCGGACACCGGTCCTGAATTTTCTTTTTCCGATGCCGTCGACGGGCTGAGCACGCGCGAACTGCTTTCGCGTACCTATCGCGATCTGCGTGCGATTGCCCGGTCCCAGATCGAGAAAGAGCCTTCCGGCCACACGCTTCAGGCGACCGCCCTCGTTCATGAGGTCTTTCTACGCCTGACATCCCAGCGTACCAAGCGGTGGGAGAATCAGGAACAGTTCCTTGCGATCGCATCAGTCATGATGCGTCGGATTCTTGTAGACCATCACCGAGCCAAGCACGCAGCAAAGCGGGGAAAGCATCTTGCTCGAACGCCAGTGACGGTCGATGTTGCACATACGGTGGCTATGTCAGACGTTGATCTTGTCGCACTCAACGATGCGATCGACACGCTGGCAGCGGTTGATGCGGATGCTGCAAAGATTGTTGAGATGCGATACTTTGGTGGCATGCGTGTTCAGGAGATTGCACGGCATCTTGGTGTGACCGAGCGATCAGTCCATCGCCGATGGACTTTCGCCAAGGCATGGCTCGCACGGGTGCTGTACCCGTTTGATAGCGAGCAGGAAGGGACGCCTTCCGATGCATGA
- a CDS encoding DUF3224 domain-containing protein: MDTQTASGPFDVNLAMQSDAAGIGDPNIGRMSLDKQFHGDLEAHSLGQMLGVRSATDGSGGYVAMERVVGTLAGRTGSFVLQHSSIMKRGVPTQSISVVPDSGTDQLEGLAGQMAIDITDGKHFYRLEYWFESETDK, from the coding sequence ATGGATACGCAGACCGCATCTGGCCCCTTCGATGTAAACCTCGCGATGCAATCTGACGCGGCAGGCATAGGCGATCCGAACATCGGCAGAATGTCGCTCGACAAGCAGTTCCACGGCGATCTCGAAGCCCACAGTCTTGGCCAAATGCTTGGTGTGCGTTCAGCAACCGATGGGTCCGGAGGATACGTCGCTATGGAACGCGTTGTGGGAACATTGGCAGGACGCACCGGATCTTTCGTTCTTCAGCACAGTTCCATAATGAAGAGGGGAGTGCCGACACAATCGATCTCGGTCGTTCCCGATTCCGGAACAGATCAACTTGAGGGTTTAGCTGGTCAGATGGCAATCGATATCACCGACGGCAAGCATTTCTATCGCCTTGAGTATTGGTTTGAGTCCGAAACCGACAAATAA